A genome region from Nocardioides cynanchi includes the following:
- a CDS encoding UDP-N-acetyl glucosamine 2-epimerase, producing MKSHVRPAEGDTESFDVDQREVRELLARFSVDEPVHLVFMGTKPDIIKQYPLYKELVARGLQTAVFHSGQHTAHEYSGGMLEEFGIQVDVRLVMEHGLTLGARVAALITAANAVFTVAAETGHTLIPYIHGDTATSMGVGVAAYMNRVACVHVEAGIRTMTLSREYLMGHYDDFNRGAFDWSAYLAGHREEKNYTLGSMEPFPEQFNTRVSDAATGLHAAPVELDRRFLLGEGFPADSIVVTGNTVVDATEEARRKAADSPIFERFPLLAQKQFIRVCIHRRENTNDRQRFLCYFEAMEKLLALGHNVLWVSLVGTEWALEHYELTGRLADLEREYPESLIVTQVWPEYADVIAAFLSCSVLVTDSGSIQEEANILQIPCVTLRFGTDRGESLLAGGNVLAPPLSADFVAAVVDSAVTHRDDLKGELLYGTGSSARVVDAVLSRVKVGTGLFRSEEEAMRLPGTDSDWPGTENRLA from the coding sequence GTGAAATCGCATGTCAGGCCAGCCGAGGGCGACACCGAGTCGTTCGACGTCGACCAGCGCGAGGTGCGCGAGCTCCTCGCCAGGTTCAGCGTCGACGAGCCGGTGCACCTGGTCTTCATGGGCACCAAGCCCGACATCATCAAGCAGTACCCGCTCTACAAGGAGCTGGTCGCCCGCGGCCTCCAGACCGCGGTGTTCCACAGCGGTCAGCACACGGCGCACGAGTACTCCGGCGGGATGCTCGAGGAGTTCGGCATCCAGGTCGACGTCCGCCTGGTCATGGAGCACGGGCTGACCCTGGGAGCCCGGGTCGCGGCCCTGATCACCGCCGCGAACGCCGTCTTCACCGTCGCCGCGGAGACCGGCCACACGCTGATCCCCTACATCCACGGCGACACCGCGACGTCCATGGGCGTCGGGGTGGCGGCGTACATGAACCGCGTCGCCTGTGTCCACGTCGAGGCCGGCATCCGCACGATGACCCTGAGCCGCGAGTACCTCATGGGCCACTACGACGACTTCAACCGGGGCGCCTTCGACTGGTCGGCCTACCTGGCCGGGCACCGCGAGGAGAAGAACTACACCCTCGGCAGCATGGAGCCGTTCCCCGAGCAGTTCAACACCCGCGTCTCCGACGCAGCCACCGGCCTCCACGCCGCACCGGTCGAGCTCGACCGGCGCTTCCTGCTCGGCGAGGGCTTTCCGGCGGACTCGATCGTGGTCACCGGCAACACCGTCGTGGACGCCACGGAGGAGGCCCGGCGCAAGGCGGCGGACTCCCCGATCTTCGAGCGCTTCCCGCTGCTGGCGCAGAAGCAGTTCATCCGGGTCTGCATCCACCGGCGCGAGAACACCAACGACCGCCAGCGGTTCCTGTGCTACTTCGAGGCGATGGAGAAGCTGCTCGCCCTGGGACACAACGTCCTGTGGGTCTCGCTGGTCGGCACCGAATGGGCCCTGGAGCACTACGAGCTGACCGGCCGCCTGGCCGACCTCGAGCGGGAGTACCCCGAGTCGCTGATCGTGACCCAGGTCTGGCCCGAGTACGCCGACGTGATCGCGGCCTTCCTCAGCTGCTCGGTGCTGGTCACCGACTCGGGCAGCATCCAGGAGGAGGCCAACATCCTCCAGATCCCCTGCGTCACCCTGCGCTTCGGCACCGACCGCGGCGAGTCGTTGCTCGCCGGGGGGAACGTGCTCGCGCCGCCGCTCTCCGCCGACTTCGTCGCCGCGGTGGTCGACAGTGCGGTCACCCACCGCGACGACCTCAAGGGCGAGCTCCTCTACGGCACGGGCAGCTCGGCCCGGGTGGTCGACGCGGTGCTGAGCCGGGTCAAGGTGGGCACCGGGCTCTTCCGCAGCGAGGAGGAAGCGATGCGGCTCCCCGGCACCGACTCGGACTGGCCGGGCACGGAGAACCGGCTGGCCTAG
- a CDS encoding Hsp20/alpha crystallin family protein, with protein MLLRTTDPFREFDRLASQVLGTTNRPAVMPMDAWRQGDVFQIEFDLPGVSRETIDLDVERNVLTVRAERVGRNGDWEMLASERPRGVFSRQLVLGDNLDLDRIEAHYGDGVLRLSIPVAERAKPRKIEVGSAPQERTAIEA; from the coding sequence ATGCTGCTGCGCACCACCGACCCGTTCCGCGAGTTCGACCGTCTCGCCAGTCAGGTGCTCGGCACCACCAACCGCCCGGCCGTGATGCCGATGGACGCCTGGCGGCAGGGTGACGTCTTCCAGATCGAGTTCGACCTGCCGGGGGTGTCCCGGGAGACGATCGACCTCGACGTCGAGCGCAACGTCCTCACCGTGCGAGCCGAGCGGGTCGGCCGCAACGGTGACTGGGAGATGCTCGCCTCCGAGCGCCCCCGCGGCGTGTTCAGTCGCCAGCTGGTGCTCGGCGACAACCTCGACCTCGACCGGATCGAGGCCCACTACGGCGACGGCGTGCTGCGCCTGAGCATCCCGGTCGCCGAGCGGGCCAAGCCCCGCAAGATCGAGGTGGGGTCCGCTCCCCAGGAGCGCACCGCGATCGAGGCCTGA
- a CDS encoding HAD family hydrolase yields the protein MGSAEVAAGGVVFDLDGTLVDSEPFWMRGFSIGLSQSLLRHGYGDHDLQPSQMSRFLGGRVPDTVRVIVESLDLPEPVGDDHLAAMVQETVDFVTREFVAGPIVIQEAVDTARGLHERGVPMGVASSSALTFIDAAIEALGLADAFPVRVSAFDLPVGKPDPTVYLTTLGEMGLPAARALAVEDSPVGVASAVNAHLGCLWFRRPPEAGHDVPPQDWQDQLLEAGVVVDLADSLVEVSPHLTVELVLDSLDKVLARSAAG from the coding sequence ATGGGCAGCGCTGAGGTAGCGGCCGGAGGGGTGGTCTTCGACCTCGACGGCACGCTGGTCGACTCCGAGCCCTTCTGGATGCGTGGCTTCTCGATCGGGCTGTCGCAGAGCCTGCTCCGGCACGGTTACGGCGACCACGACCTGCAGCCGTCGCAGATGTCGCGCTTCCTCGGCGGCCGCGTCCCCGACACCGTGCGGGTGATCGTCGAGTCGCTGGACCTGCCGGAGCCGGTCGGGGACGACCATCTCGCGGCCATGGTCCAGGAGACCGTCGACTTCGTGACCAGGGAGTTCGTGGCCGGCCCGATCGTGATCCAGGAGGCCGTCGACACCGCCCGCGGGCTGCACGAGCGCGGCGTACCGATGGGCGTCGCCAGCTCGTCCGCGCTCACCTTCATCGACGCCGCGATCGAGGCGCTCGGCCTGGCCGACGCGTTCCCGGTGCGGGTCTCCGCCTTCGACCTGCCCGTGGGCAAGCCCGACCCCACGGTCTACCTGACCACTCTTGGCGAGATGGGGCTGCCCGCCGCGCGGGCGCTGGCCGTGGAGGACTCGCCGGTCGGCGTCGCCTCCGCGGTGAACGCCCACCTCGGATGCCTGTGGTTCCGGCGCCCGCCCGAGGCCGGGCACGACGTACCCCCCCAGGACTGGCAGGACCAGCTGCTGGAGGCCGGCGTCGTCGTCGACCTCGCCGACAGCCTGGTCGAGGTCTCGCCCCACCTCACCGTCGAGCTCGTGCTGGACTCGCTGGACAAGGTCCTCGCGAGGAGCGCCGCCGGATGA
- a CDS encoding sugar phosphate nucleotidyltransferase — protein sequence MNDECSHRYAVILAGGRGTRLWPLSTERSPKQFQDLGGAQRIIAETFDRLAACVPRDHIYVSTTAQYADEVRSSLPDLAEDRLIVEPQAEGKPAAFLLIALRLRALDPLAVVLSAASDSWVSPLSSFREASTRAFEFVEAHPSWTAFLGCRPSSADTSLGYVLADEPALDVPGVRVAREFHEKPSVELAAEFVASGRYFWNSSHYCFSAATLVEAYRASAPVLSDRLDAYLVSGAAADYSGAGGPGHELYPLVEGGCPIGVVESDFSWYDVGTWPSLYRALVEAQDSDVVTAGRVLDHGSTSMMAVNDTTMTVVTAGLDGVMVVVSGSTVLIAPIDTFDQQPGLVAELQHRVDHHPDEQDREHP from the coding sequence ATGAACGACGAGTGCAGCCACCGCTACGCGGTGATCCTCGCGGGCGGGCGGGGGACCCGCCTGTGGCCGCTGAGCACCGAGCGGTCCCCCAAGCAGTTCCAGGACCTGGGCGGCGCCCAGCGGATCATCGCCGAGACGTTCGACCGGCTCGCCGCCTGCGTGCCGCGCGACCACATCTACGTCTCGACCACCGCGCAGTACGCCGACGAGGTGCGCAGCAGCCTGCCCGACCTGGCCGAGGACCGGCTGATCGTGGAGCCCCAGGCCGAGGGGAAGCCGGCCGCCTTCCTGCTGATCGCCCTGCGTCTGCGCGCCCTCGACCCGCTGGCGGTCGTGCTCAGCGCGGCCTCCGACAGCTGGGTCTCCCCGCTGTCGTCGTTCCGGGAGGCGAGCACGCGGGCCTTCGAGTTCGTCGAGGCGCATCCGTCGTGGACTGCCTTCCTCGGCTGCCGGCCCAGCAGCGCGGACACCTCGCTCGGCTACGTGCTCGCCGACGAGCCCGCGCTCGACGTTCCCGGGGTCCGAGTCGCTCGGGAGTTCCACGAGAAGCCGTCGGTGGAGCTGGCCGCCGAGTTCGTCGCCAGCGGCCGCTACTTCTGGAACTCCTCCCACTACTGCTTCTCCGCCGCGACCCTCGTCGAGGCCTACCGTGCCTCGGCTCCGGTGCTCTCCGACCGGTTGGACGCCTACCTCGTCTCCGGCGCGGCAGCGGACTACTCCGGGGCCGGCGGCCCCGGCCACGAGCTGTACCCGCTGGTCGAGGGCGGCTGTCCGATCGGCGTCGTCGAGTCCGACTTCTCGTGGTACGACGTGGGCACCTGGCCGTCGCTGTACCGTGCGCTGGTCGAGGCCCAGGACAGCGACGTCGTGACCGCCGGGCGGGTCCTCGACCACGGCAGCACCTCCATGATGGCGGTCAACGACACGACGATGACCGTGGTCACCGCGGGTCTCGACGGCGTGATGGTCGTTGTCTCCGGCTCCACCGTGCTGATCGCCCCGATCGACACCTTCGACCAGCAGCCCGGCCTGGTCGCCGAGCTCCAGCACCGGGTCGACCACCACCCCGACGAACAGGATCGTGAGCATCCGTGA
- a CDS encoding AGE family epimerase/isomerase: protein MRPGDDDWLAAELDRLLSFGTSARPGEWLDDDGRGEPARPRETWLAARSLHVRSLGVLAGVPGSRPLAEAALAALAGPFHDAEHDGWHARLAPDGTPEVIDKGCYEHAFVLLAAGTAVRAGLPDAAALRSAAEAVLEERFWDDAAGMCLDSWSPDWSTPSSYRGLNGNMHAVEAMLATGERWTTRAHRVCARVIETAGAFEWRLPEHYDEDWQPLPESGRERPDDPFKPYGATVGHGLEWSRLLLDLEAAEGEARLPAELLATSRGLYATAVRDGWEADGQPGFVYTTDWSGRPIVRQRMHWVVAEAIAAAATLHRRTNESSYDADYHRWWDYADRYVLDHARGSWHHELDTTNRPSGSVWSGKPDLYHAVQATLIPRFPVNASVADAVLAGRSGEPG from the coding sequence ATGAGACCTGGGGACGACGACTGGCTCGCGGCCGAGCTCGACCGGCTCCTGTCGTTCGGGACGTCGGCGCGGCCGGGCGAGTGGCTGGACGACGACGGCCGCGGAGAGCCCGCTCGACCCCGTGAGACATGGCTGGCCGCCCGTTCCCTGCACGTGCGCAGCCTCGGCGTGCTCGCCGGCGTCCCGGGCTCCCGTCCCCTGGCGGAGGCGGCTCTGGCCGCACTGGCCGGGCCGTTCCACGACGCGGAGCACGACGGCTGGCATGCGCGCCTGGCTCCGGACGGGACCCCCGAGGTCATCGACAAGGGCTGCTACGAACACGCCTTCGTCCTGCTCGCGGCCGGAACGGCGGTCCGCGCCGGGCTGCCGGACGCGGCCGCCCTGCGCTCGGCCGCCGAAGCCGTGCTCGAGGAGCGGTTCTGGGACGACGCCGCCGGCATGTGCCTCGACTCCTGGAGCCCCGACTGGTCGACCCCGTCGTCCTACCGCGGGCTGAACGGCAACATGCACGCGGTCGAGGCGATGCTGGCCACCGGCGAGCGGTGGACCACGCGCGCCCACCGCGTGTGCGCCCGGGTGATCGAGACCGCCGGCGCCTTCGAGTGGCGGCTTCCCGAGCACTACGACGAGGACTGGCAGCCCCTGCCCGAGTCGGGTCGCGAACGCCCCGACGACCCCTTCAAGCCCTACGGCGCGACCGTGGGCCACGGCCTGGAGTGGTCACGCCTGCTGCTCGACCTGGAGGCCGCGGAGGGTGAGGCCCGGCTGCCGGCGGAGCTGCTGGCGACCTCCCGAGGGCTCTATGCGACGGCCGTCCGCGACGGCTGGGAGGCCGACGGGCAGCCGGGGTTCGTCTACACCACCGACTGGTCGGGCCGGCCGATCGTGCGGCAGCGGATGCACTGGGTGGTGGCCGAGGCCATCGCCGCCGCCGCCACCCTGCACCGGCGTACCAACGAGAGCTCGTACGACGCGGACTACCACCGCTGGTGGGACTACGCCGACCGCTACGTGCTCGACCACGCGCGCGGCTCCTGGCACCACGAGCTCGACACCACCAACCGGCCGTCGGGGTCGGTCTGGAGCGGGAAGCCCGACCTCTACCACGCGGTCCAGGCCACGCTGATCCCGCGCTTCCCGGTCAACGCCTCCGTCGCCGACGCGGTCCTGGCCGGCCGGAGCGGGGAGCCCGGCTAG